In Mesorhizobium sp. J428, the genomic window GCGCTTGGCCGCGCCGACGACGTCCGGGTGGTGGTGCTGACGGGCGCGGAGAACAATTTCTCCTCTGGCGGCGACGTCTTCGACATCATCGAGCCGCTCACCAGGATGTCGATGCCTGACCTGATCGACTTCACGCGCATGACCGGCGACCTCGTGCGCCAGATGCGCGCTTGCCCGCAGCCGATCATCGCTGCCGTCGACGGAATCTGCGCCGGCGCAGGCGCCATTCTCGCCATGGCCTCGGACCATCGCATCGCCACGCCGGAGGCAAAGACTGCCTTTCTGTTCACGCGTGTCGGCCTCGCCGGCGCCGATATGGGCGCCTGCGGCATCCTTCCGCGCATCATCGGCCAGGGCCGGGCAGCTGAGCTGTTGTTCACCGGCCGCGTCATGACGGCTGCCGAAGGCCATGCCTGGGGCTTCTACAACGCGCTGCACGACCGTGCCTCCCTCCTTAGCGCGGCACAGGCATTCGCGCGCAATCTCGCCGACGGCCCGTGGTTCGCCCACGCGATGACGAAGAAGATGCTGGACCAGGAATGGGCCATGGGCATCGACCAGCTCATCGAGTCGGAGGCGCAGGCACAGGCGATCTGCATGGCCACCGGCGACTTCCGCCGCGCCTTCGAGGCTTTCGCTGCCAAGGCCAAGCCCGTTTTCGAGGGATACTAGACCATGGTGTCCTCCTCCGCACCTGCCCGCGCTCCAGCTCGCGATCATCTAGACTGGCCCTTTTTCGCTGACGACCATCGCATGCTGGCCGGCGAGCTGGACGCTTTTGTCGCCGGAGGTGGGCTGGGCGCGATCGACCATGCAAATGCTGACAGCGCGTGCAGGAGCCTGGTCACGAGGTTGGGGGACGCCGGCTTTCTGCGCCATTGCGTGCCGGCCGCTTTCGGCGGCGCGTCCGAGCCGATCGATAGCCGCTCGCTGTGCCTCATCCGCGAGACGCTTGCATTTCATGACGGTCTCGCCGACTTCGCCTTCGCCATGCAGGGGCTCGGCACCGGTGCCATCAGCCTGTCGGCCTCCGTGGATTTGAAACAGACGATCCTGCCGAAGATCGCGAGGGGTGAACTGATCTCCGCCTTCGCTCTGACCGAGCCCGAAGCCGGTTCGGATGTAGCGGCGATGAGCAGTAGCGCCCGCCGCGACGGCGACCATTATGTGCTCGACGGAGAGAAGATTTTCATCTCCAACGGCGGCATTGCCGACGTCTACACCGTCTTCGCCCGCACCGGCGACGCACCCGGAACGCGCGGCATATCGGCTTTCGTCGTCTTTGCCGACACGCCCGGCTTCGAAATTGCCGAGCGCATCGAGACCATCGCTCCCCATCCGCTCGCCCGGATCCGCTTCGACGATTGCCGCATCCCCGCTTCACACCTTCTCGGGCAGCCCGGCGAAGGCTTCAAAATCGCCATGCGCACGCTCGACATCTTTCGCCCTTCGGTCGCTGCCGCGGCGATCGGCTTTGCCCGCCGCGCCTTGGATGAAGCGGTCGCGCATGCCGGATCGCGCAGGATGTTCGGAGCAACGCTGGCGGACCTGCCCACTGCGCAGAGCACCCTCGGCGAAATGGCGACCGCCATCGACGCAGCCTCGCTGCTCACGCTGCGCACCGCCTGGCGGCGCGACGTCCAGAAGCTGCCGACCACCCGCGAAGCGGCTATGGCCAAGATGACGGCGACGGAAAACGCGCAATGGGTCATCGACCAGGCGCTGCAGATGTTCGGCGGACGCGGCGTGCGCGTCGGCGAGATTACGGAACGCCTCTACCGCGAAATCCGTGCGCTGCGCATCTATGAGGGCGCCACCGAAGTGCAGAAGCTCATCATAGGCCGCGAGCTGATGAGGGCGGCATCGGCGGGCGCTCCTGCTGAAAAGGACCGGGCATGACCGTCATCCTTCCCCGCAAGGCCGAGACGCCGAGCAGCATACATCGTGTCCTGCAACCCGAAGGCTGGAAGCAGCCGCTGGGATACGCCAACGGCATTGAAGCCCGAGGACGCACACTCTTCATCGGTGGCCAGATCGGCTGGAACGCGCGCTGCGAATTCGAGACAGACGATTTCGTGGCACAGGTGCGTCAGACCCTGCTGAATATCGTCGACGTCTTGAGAGCAGGCGGCGCTGAGCCACAGCATATCACCTCGATGACCTGGTATTTCACCGACAAGAAGGAATATGTCGACAACCTGCGCGCGATCGGCAAAGCCTATCGTGAGGTCATCGGCCGCCACTTCCCTGCCATGGCTGCCATGCAGGTCGTCGCGCTGGTCGAGGACCGCGCGAAGATCGAGATTCAGGCGACCGCGGTCGTGCCGGAGTAAGGCCGGGCAGAGGCCTTCCGGTGGTTTGTCACAGCGCGCGCGGCGCGATCCTGGCGCGTGCCGTCAGTGCAAGAGCCAGAAGCGTCATGGCATAGGGCAGGATCGAGAAGAGTTCCGTCGGCACGAAGCTCATCCCGCCTTGCGCCCGAAGGCCGAGGCTCTCGAAGAAGGAGAAGAGGAGCGCTCCCGCGAAGGCTCCGGGCACGGACCAGCGGCCGATAATGACGACGGCGAGCGCGACATAGCCGCGGCCGTTGGTGAGTCCATCATTGAACGCGCCGAGCACGCCAAGCGTGATCGCCGCGCCGGCGAGCCCCATCAAGGCACCGCCGAGCGTCAGCGCTGTATAGCGTACCAGCGCCGTGTTGACGCCTCGCATCTCCGCCCCTGCCGGATCGTCGCCAACGGCCTTCAGAACAATGCCAATGCGGGTCCTGGCCAGCACGAAAACGCCCACGGCCAGCGCGCCGAACGCCGCGTAGGTCATCAGGTTCTGCCGGAACAGGATCGGACCGATGAACGGGATATCACTCAGGAACGGCACCTTCCATGTCGGCGTCAGCGGCACGAAGATCGCCATCTGGCCGGAAGGCTGCCAGAGCTGGAAGAGATAGGAGGTGAGCCCTGCGCCAATGAGCGAGATGGCGATGCCGATGATGATCTGGTTGGCCCCGAGCCGAATGACGGAAACGGCAAGGATCGCACCATAGCAGCCGCCCACGACAGCCGCGCCCAGAAGCCCTGCCGGCCAACCCGCCATGTGCGCGAAAACGACCGCCGCGAAAGCACCGGCGGTCATTATCCCGTCGATGCCGAGATTGAGCGTCCCTGCCCGCTCGGTGATCATCTCGCCAAGAGCGGCCAGGAAGATTGGCGCGGCGAGTCGCAGCGTGCCGCCAAGCACGATCTGCCAGAAAACGATGTCGGTCCAGGTCACGGGATCACGCCATCCTTTTGCGCTGCAGGCCGATCGCGACGATCAGCAGCACCAGCCCCTGTGCCACGACCGCGATCGCCGCCGGCACGGAGGTTCCCATCTGCATCCCCTGAGCGCCGGTGGTGAGAGCCGCGAACAAAAGGGAGGCGAGCACGATACCGAGCGGCGTCAGCCCGCCCAGCACGGCAACAAGGATACCGGCGAAGCCGAGCCCGCCGTCGACGCTCGGGTAGAGCGTGTGGGCGACGCCTGCGACCTGCAGCCAGCCGGCGAGACCGGCGGTTGCCCCCGCGACGAGAAAGCTTGTCACCACAGCCCGCGGGCGCGACAGGCCGAGCCGCGCGGCGAGGCCCTCATTGCTGGCGAAAACCTTGTAGACCAGCCCGGACCTGGTGCGCGTCCACACCATCAGACCGGCGGCGAGCAGGATGACGAAAGCCGCGCCCCAGTGAAGACGCGTGCCCTCAAGCAGGCTCGGCACCAGCGAAGTCTCCGGCAAGGGAGCGCTGCGCGGTGTGGCCGTCTGCGCGCCTGCGGCGAGCGGTCCCTTGAGAAGCCAGAGCAGCGCGAAACCCGCGATGTAGTTGAGGAGCAGCGTGGAGAGGATCTCGTTGACCTGGACATAGGCGCGCAGCAGGCCGGGCAGCAGAGCATAGAGCATGCCGCCCAGCACACCCCCAATGAAGCCGACCGTCAGCAGAACGAGCGGCTCCTCTACCGGCACGGAAAAGATGAACGCCGTCGAAAGCGCTGCCCCTGCAATCAGTTGCCCCTGGCTGCCGATGGTGAACACGCCGGCCCGGAGCGCCGGCATGACGCCGAGCCCGACGATCGCCAGCGGCACGGCCGTGACGAGCGTTTCGGCCACAAGGTAACGTTCGCCGAACGCACCATGGACAAGCGCCCGCAACACGGACAGGGGGTTGGCGCCGGCTAGCCACACCAGCGCCGCAATGACGGCCGCCAGCACGGCCGCACCGATCAGGACCCGCGCAAGAGCAGCCGCCAACCCGTTCGTCATGCGCCTTGTCACTGATAGAGACCCGGTTCCGGCTGCCAGCCCGTGAGGACGTGGCGGCCGATCTCGGCCTGCTTCCAGTTAACCGGATCGTGAAGGGCGAGCACGCGGATGTTGCGCCAGTAGCGATCGAAGCCGTTGGACCGCGCGACCGAACGGGTGCCCATCAGCGTGTAGACTTCCGAAGCCGCGGCGAGCGACGCCTTGTGGGCGGCGACCTTGGCGGCATAGACCGGGATGGCGAGCCCGGTGCGATCGATCTCGCCGCGCTCATAGGCATCGAGCAGATCGGCCGCGCTCAGCATCAGCGTATAGGCGGCAACGAGATCTGCCACGAGCTCGCCGGTCGACCTCTGCGTCAGCGGATCGTCGGCGGCATTCGCCACCTTGGCCGACGGCCATGGGCGGCTCTTCGACGGCACGAAACCAGCCGCCTGGCGCAGAGCGCCAATCGCCGTGCCGATCATGATGGCGCAGAAGCCGACCTGATAGCGCAACGAGGCGTGCGGCGGCGAGAACTGTCCCGGGATCGTCGCATTCCACAGAGAATCGGTTTGCACCTGGTCGAAGGTGATCGTTCCGGAATCCGTAGCCCGCTGCCCGATTGGGTCCCAGTCGCGGTGCACGGTGACGCCCTTGGCTGTCGGCGGGATGAGATTGAGCTGCATTCCGGCCAGTGCATTCTTGGATACACCGGGTGCCTCAGGATTGAAGGCCCAGGTGGCGATGTAATCGGCTTCGGCGGCCGCGGTGGTGTAGATCTTGCGGCCGTTGACGACGAAGCCGCCATCGGGACGGGCAAGCGCCGTGGTCGTCATGGGCGCATCGACCGCGCGGCCTGACTCGGCGACCGCAAGGCCGATAATGGCTCTGTCGTCAACGATCGCGCGTGCCAGACGCGGCTTGAGGTCCTCCGGGCAATAGGTCAGAATCTCGCGCACGATCTCGTCATGCACCTTGTAGATCTGTGCGACCGAGCTGTCCGCGATGGCCAACCGCAGTTGCGCCTCCATCGACACGCGGTGGGAGATGCCAGGTCCGCCCAGCGATCTCGGCAGGATCGCGCGCAGGAATCCGCTTCGCTTGATGGCTGCGATCGACTCCGTCGGGTAGCGCCCAGTTGCGTCGTCTTCGACGGCGCGCGGCGCAATCTCGCCGTCGATCGCCTTCTGCAGGTCCTGCATAAGCGGCGCGACCTCCGCCGGCAGGATAAACGGCGGAAAGGCCGAGCCGAGAAGAGGAGAAAGCGCAGTCTCTGTCATTCTGTCATCCAGCATCAGACGGCGACGGCCTCGAAACGAGCCGGATCCATCGTCTTGTGAATATCGTGAGCGTGGCTGGGGCAGCGGCAGCAGACGAGGCCGCCTTTCAGGCCGAGCACGAGATCGGTGAAGCTCTGCGTCTTGGTTTCGACGAGCCCGCGTTCGGTGAGGCCGAGATCCGGCACACCCACCAGCCCGATGAAGGACATGATCAGGAAAGGCGCGTGCATCGTGCACCCTATGGTGCGGGTGGCGGCATCACAGGCGAGCGACTTGTCGCGCACCGTCTCCCATGGCTGGTCGCTCATGCAACCCGCGACCGGCAGAGGAACGGTCGACAGCACTTCGCCGTCGGCAACCGTGACGTATCCGCCGCCGAGCGCTTCGATCGCCCGGGTGGCGAAAGCTATGTCCGCGTCCGACGTGCCGACGATCACCAGGTTCTGGTTCTCGCAATTGGTGGTCGCGGCGATGGCGCCGCGCTTCAGGCCGAAGCCCTTGACGAAGCCTATGCCGACATTGAGCGTCGCATGATGGCGGTCGACGATGGCGACCTTGAGCACATCCCTCTCGGTATCGCAGGCGACCAATCCGTCGCGAACCTCGAGTTCGGTGTGGAAGGCGCGCTTGAAGTAGCCGTCATACATCTCCATCGCCTGCACCCAGGCGGTACCGCCCTCCGCCTTCACCGAGAAGAAGGCCTCGTCGATATCGGGATGAAGATGCATCGTGTTACGCGTGAACGCCGGCACGTCGTCGGTGTTTGCGAAAAGCGCCACGCCGTCGCGGGCGACGACCTTGCCGTCGACCAGCACGAGATGCGGACGCGGATCGGCGAGATCCTCGACCAGCTGCAGATCGGCGATCTTGTTGGGCGTCACCGAGCCGACCAGATGGTCGATCCGATAGTACGAGGCGGCGTTGAGCGTCGCCATGCGCCAGGCCTTGAGCGGCTCGACGCCGCATTCGATCGCCTTGCGCACCTGATGGTCGATATGACCCTGGCGGTCGAGATCTTCCACCAGCTTGTCGTCCGCGCAAAAGGCGATGTGGCCGAGCCCGTCCTTCAGCGCGGGAATGTCGGCGAAGACTTCGGGCGTGTTGTCGTTCATGCTGCCCGCCATGACGGTCAGCATGGCTCCAAGCCGCAGCCGTTCCACGACATCCCTCGTCTTGTGGGCGTTGTGATCGTCCGAGATGCCACCGGCGAGATAGCTCCACAGCGGCTCGTTCTCGAGCAGCGCGGTGTGGCCGGTGATGCGCTTGCCGGCCGCGATCGCAGCAACCTGCTTACGGGCGGAGGACTCATCCAGATTGAAAGGGTTGGATTCGCCCAGCGTGGCGGCGTCCGGGCGCTGCACGCGCGCGGCGATCTGCTGCGTGGTCAGGTGCGCGCCGCCGAGTTCCAGTTCGGGAGCCTGCGGCACCTTGTGCGACACCTGCCGCAGGATACGCAGCGGCGTGGTCGTCGTGCCCATGAAATCGAGCCCCTCCTCGCCCAGCACGTTGGCGATGCAGTTGGCGTCGGCGAGCACGGTCGTCGTGCCCTTCGGCACGGACAGGCGCGCCAGTTCGCCAGGCACGAGCTTGGTGTATTCGATGTGAAGGTGGACGTCGATGAAGGTCGGGGCGACGAAATAGCCGGTCGCGTCTATGACGTTGTCGCAATCGAAATGCCCGACGGGTGTGATTGCCGCGACATGGCGTCCGCTGATGACGACGTCGCGCTCGAGAATCTCGCCGATATGCAGCGCCAGCACCTTGCCGCCGCGCAGGATCAGATCCGGCTTTTCCTTGCCCGCCGCGACGAAGCGCATGCGCATCAGCTCGGCGACAGATGGCGCCCAGGCGGCCCCGGTCGCGGGATAGGTGAGCGGTTCGTCGCTCATTCTGCTGTCTCCATTGTATTCAGACCCGTCATCGCCTGACCGAGCAGGGTCATATCGACGGGTCGGGCAAGATCGAACTCCGCCGCGACGCGGCCGTTGGTGAGGACGATCATGCGATGTCCAAGCTCCAGCAGTTCGTCGAGATCCGCGGAGATGACCACGACCGCCGCTCCCTCGGCGGCCGCCTTCGCCAGCGCGGCGCGGATGGTGGCGGCCGCGGCAAGGTCCAGCCCCTGCGTGGGACCGTGCGCCACGATGACACCGGGAGCACGGGCGAGTTCGCGACCGACCAGAAGCTTCTGCTGATTGCCGCCGGAAAGACCGCCGGCGATCGCATCCGGATCGGGCGGCCGAACATCGAAATCCGCGATGATACGCTTGCCGTAGACATGTTCCGCCGATCGATCGCGCGTGCCCAGGAATCGTCGAAACGCCTTACCTTCCATCTCGAAGAGGCTCGCATTCTCGGAGATCGTCAGGTCGGAGACGATCCCGTCGGCCCGGCTTTCCGGAATGAAGGCGAGGCCAAGACGCGTCGAACGTGCAGGATCGCCGGTCACGTCGGCTCCATCGACATCCACGCGTCCGCTGTCCACGGCTCGCAGCCCCGCCAGGGCTTCTGCCAGCGCCGGCTGGCTGACGCCGGCCACGCCCGCGATCGCCAGGATTTCACCCTGCCGCACCGCCAGCGAGATGTCGTCGAGGACCAATTGGTCCTTGTCCCGGAGCGTCAGGCTGGAGACCTTCAGGCGCTGCCAGTCGCTGGTCGCCGCCAAGCGCGTCGCCCTGCCCCGATCGCGATCGCCCACCATAAGGCGCGCCACTTCATTGGCGTCGAGCCCTGCAGTCGTGCCGTCCAGGATGACCTTGCCGCCGCGCAGCACGGTGATGTCATCGGCGCCTTCCATCACCTCGGCAATGCGGTGGGTGACCAGCGCCACCGAGGTTCCGCCCGACGCCAGACGACGAATGGTCCGGATGAGACGCTCGATTTCGACCGGTCCCAGCGCCGATGTCGGCTCGTCCAGGAGCAGGATGCGCGCACCGGCGGCGACCGCGGAGACGATCTCGCCAAGCTGGCGGCCCGCCAGGCTGAGGCGTTCGATCGGAGACGTCATGTCGAGCGAGACGTCCATGTCCGCTGCCACCTTCTGAAGCTGCGAAAGCGCGCCGGCGCGGTCGAGCTTCAGCCCACGCCCGGCCAGAAGATGGTTTTCGACGATGGACAGTGTCGCCACAAAGGAAAGCGCCTGCGGCACGAAGCCTACTCCGGCCGCGATCGCCTGGCGTCTCGACCATGATCCGACCGCCGCCCCATCCAGGACGAATTCGCCGGCATCGCGCGGAAGAATGCCGGCGATGATCTTCGCCAGCGTGGATTTGCCCGCCCCGTTCTCGCCGACGACCGCGCGGATGCGCCCGCGCTCCAGATCGATCCCGGCTCCCGAAAGCGCGGAGATCGATCCGAAGCGCTTGTCCACGCCCTTGAGGCTGACGAGCATATCCGCCACGTCGCTACGCTTTTACTCGAAGAAGTTGGGCAGCGTTTTCTTGCCGCTTGCGAGATCGGCGATCAGCGCATCGACCTGGCTCTTCAGATCGGCCGGCAGGCTTTCGCCGACCTCGCGGACTTCGGTCATGACGAGACCCTTGTTGGCGATGCCGGACACGAAGAACTTCTTGCCGAATGTGCCTGCCTTGATGTCGTCGATATAGGCCCTGTAGGTCGGGTACATGTCGAGCACGACGGATGCGATGTTGACCTTCTCAGCGAAGCCGCCGGCCTCGCCCGTCACGCCGATCGTCAGCGCGCCTTCCTGGCCGGCCGCGGCGGCGACGCCGTTGCCGATGCCGTCTCCGGAGGTCCAAATGACGCCGGCACCCTGCGCGATCATGCCCCGGGTCACTTCGGCGGCCTTCTGGGCATCGTCGAAGGAGCCGGTATAGGTTTCAATGAACGTGGCCGACGCGTTGCCTTCCTTCAAGCCGGCTTTGAAGCCGTTGTGGGAAGCCTTGACGAAGGGAAGATCCGGGCCACCGACCACGCCGAACGTGGTGACGCCGGCAAGCTTGCCCGCGATGAAGCCGCCGAGATAGCCCTGCTGCCCGAAGTCGTAGGTCCAGCCATCCACATTGGCGATCAGGCGGTCGGCGAGATCCGGCCCGCCAGACGCGGCGAAATGCACCTTGGGAAAATCGGGCGCAATCTTCAGGATCGGATCGGAGAGCTCGATGCCGTGACCGATGACGAGGTCATAGCCCTGCGACGTGCTGGCGGATAACAGGCTCGGACTTCGACGGATCGGCCATCGCCTCGCGGATCTCGAACGTGATGACGCCATCCTTGGCGAGCTTCTCGGCAGCCTCGCGGGCGACCTGGTTGAACGAGCCGTCATTGGCATGGCCGGGCACAAGGAGAGCGACCTTGAGGGGATCGGCAAATGCGACGCCGGCGGAAAGGCTGGCGAACGCGACGGTGGCGGCAAGACTGATCTGACGCAGTGTTTTCATGGGGCCGGCTCCTTTGGAGACTTGGTTGCATTGTCGGTTGCGAATGTGAGCGTCACCGGATCGAGGCTGGGGCCATCGAAGCGGTTGCTGAACCTGTTCTTCTGGGCGATCGCCGCCCCTGTCGTGACCTCGAAACATGGGTCGAGGATCGGCCGCGAAATCCCGAGCATTTCGGCAGGCACGCACAGGACCGAGAAGTGGCCGTAGGGCTCCGCTTTGATGGAAGCGTGCAGTGTTCCGGCACGGCTTCTCGAGATCAGAGCGGCCGTGGAAAGCAGGCCGGCGGGCGTCGGCGGGCTGTTGCAGGTCATCCCGTTGGGGCAGACGACGTGCCGCATCGCTCCGCCGGCATCGATGGCGACCGCCTCGCGTGAACGCTCCGCCCAGGCTGGCGCGCCGCCGAGGATGGACACCACATCGCCATCGCGGCTGATGTCGATCGCCGCCACGTAGGTCGGCTCCACCTTGGAGCCGGAGAGCGTGAAGCGTTCCGGAAGGTTCATTGCCCATTGCGACAGATCGGTGTCGGCCGCTCCGGCGGGCGCACCGGCGAATGCGAGAAGGCCGATTGCAAGTGCGAAGCGCCTCACCATGTCGCGAGAGCCTCGAGCAGAGAGGCTTTCAGCCCGTCGGGAGCGAAGGAGGCGCGGATGGAGGTTTCCGCAACCGCCGTGCACGTCTCCTTGCCCCAGGCGAAGGTGTCGGCCGTGCGGGCATATTCCGCGGCGAGATCGGTGCGCAGCAAAGCGGGATCGTCGGTGTTGACGGACACCGGCACGCCAGCGCGCCGCAGAAGGTCGATCGGATGCTCGCCCAGCGTCTTGTAAAGGCCGAGCACGAGGTTGGAACTCGGGCAGATGCCGAGTGCGATCTGACGATCTGCCAGGATGTCGACAAGCTCGGAATCCTCGATCGCGCGCACGCCATGGTCGATGCGGTCCGCGCCGAGCAGGAAGATCGCGTCGCGAACCCCTTCCGGCCCGCTGGATTCGCCGGCATGGGCGGTGCGCTTGAGACCGCCGCGCCCGGCGAGCTGAAACGCCTCCGCGAATTTCTCGCCCGTGCGGCCGGACGCAGCCTCGTTGCCGTCGACGGAAAGCGCGACAACCCGCGGATGCTTCAGGCGAAGCAGTTCCTCGACCAGTTCCACCGCTTCGGCGGACGACTGCTGCCGCAGAAGCGATACACACAGACCGGCCGGCGTCAGCCCATCCGCTTCTGCGGCGCGAAACCCCTCGTCGAGCCCCTCCACCAGTCCTGACAGATCGCCCCGCCAGCTCGACCAGTGTGTGGGATTGACGATGACATCGGCGTAACCGACGCCGGAATCCGCCATCCGCCGCGAAAAAGCATAGGCCGACTTGGCGAGCTGATCCTTGGTGCGCGACAGGCCGCAGATGAAATCGAGGAATTCGAGAAAGTCCGCCAGACCTTGGAACTCCAGCAACCGGTCTTCCGGGCGGGGCAGCGGCGTGCCGTTTTCACGCGCGAGTTCCACGATCGTCTCGGTGGAGAAGCAGCCCTCGAGATGGATATGGATTTCTGCCTTCGGCAGCGATTTAAAATCCATCGACACGCGCGCTGAAGCCCTGGTTCTTCCTTGGTTCTACACAGGAGCTTCCAGCTTTTTCGCAGGTGCACAAGAGCAATTTCACGTTTCAAGCGTGCGATAGAACGCAACGCTAGCTGACATAGTCCGTCATCGAATGCGTCGACGCTATGTCGGTTAGGGCGGCGCGCAAAAGCGCGATGGCGGCCTGCGTGGCCGGTGACGGACGGCGATTCGACGGCACCGCGATGACCAGTTCCTCTTTCTCGAGCTTGCTGTCCTCGATCTTGAGAAAGACGAGGCCGCCCTGCGCGAGTTCGGTGTGCACATCAAAGATCGACAGGATCGCCATCATCTCGGAGCTGAAGAGCATCGATTTCATCATCGCAATCGAGTTGGATTTGAGGGGCGACAGGACCTCGATATGCGCCTCGCGGAAGGCGCTCTCGATGAATTCGTGGATGCGCACCGAACTGTCCGGAAGCACGAAGCCGTAACGCAGGCAATTAGCCAGCCGCAGGTTGCGTGAACCGGCCAGCGGATGGTTCGTCGCCATCACCAGACCGGGACGCAATTTGAGCCGGAAAACGATGTCGGCGGCGAAGCGCGCCGGAGGATTGAACACCAGCGCCAGATCAAGCTCCTTGGCGACGAGTTTGCGTATGAGCTCTTCGGTCGAGGCGAACTGGGTCGATACCTCCAGCCCGGAATGGGTATTGCCATAGGGACCTGATGACATCCGGCAGCACGGCGGTGCTGAAGCACTCGGTGGCCCCGATCGACACCGCCCCGCGCCTCTGTCCGGTGAGCTCGCGCAATTGCCCCTCGGCGAGCGTCTGCTCGCGCCGCCACCGCCTGATGTCGGCCAGCAGCCGCTCTCCGACAGGGGTCGGACGCACTCCTCGGGGAAGGCGCTCGAGCAAGGGCAGGCCGATCTCGGCTTCCATGTTGAGGATCTGCCTGTTGATCGCCGAGGCGGACATGTTGAGGGCTTCCGCCGCTCGGCGGAACGAACCCGCTCG contains:
- a CDS encoding LysR family transcriptional regulator codes for the protein MNDKRQFAALPFEKMQRSVGVGNMQLLSSSAILLDAVARAGSFRRAAEALNMSASAINRQILNMEAEIGLPLLERLPRGVRPTPVGERLLADIRRWRREQTLAEGQLRELTGQRRGAVSIGATECFSTAVLPDVIRSLWQYPFRAGGIDPVRLDRRAHTQTRRQGA
- the add gene encoding adenosine deaminase, whose protein sequence is MDFKSLPKAEIHIHLEGCFSTETIVELARENGTPLPRPEDRLLEFQGLADFLEFLDFICGLSRTKDQLAKSAYAFSRRMADSGVGYADVIVNPTHWSSWRGDLSGLVEGLDEGFRAAEADGLTPAGLCVSLLRQQSSAEAVELVEELLRLKHPRVVALSVDGNEAASGRTGEKFAEAFQLAGRGGLKRTAHAGESSGPEGVRDAIFLLGADRIDHGVRAIEDSELVDILADRQIALGICPSSNLVLGLYKTLGEHPIDLLRRAGVPVSVNTDDPALLRTDLAAEYARTADTFAWGKETCTAVAETSIRASFAPDGLKASLLEALATW
- a CDS encoding BMP family protein, translating into MASSRSRSARRWPIRRSPSLLSASTSQGYDLVIGHGIELSDPILKIAPDFPKVHFAASGGPDLADRLIANVDGWTYDFGQQGYLGGFIAGKLAGVTTFGVVGGPDLPFVKASHNGFKAGLKEGNASATFIETYTGSFDDAQKAAEVTRGMIAQGAGVIWTSGDGIGNGVAAAAGQEGALTIGVTGEAGGFAEKVNIASVVLDMYPTYRAYIDDIKAGTFGKKFFVSGIANKGLVMTEVREVGESLPADLKSQVDALIADLASGKKTLPNFFE
- a CDS encoding substrate-binding domain-containing protein; translation: MSSGPYGNTHSGLEVSTQFASTEELIRKLVAKELDLALVFNPPARFAADIVFRLKLRPGLVMATNHPLAGSRNLRLANCLRYGFVLPDSSVRIHEFIESAFREAHIEVLSPLKSNSIAMMKSMLFSSEMMAILSIFDVHTELAQGGLVFLKIEDSKLEKEELVIAVPSNRRPSPATQAAIALLRAALTDIASTHSMTDYVS